CTCCATATCCCTGTCCGTGGCCAGGTAGCAGAAGGGGAACTGCAGCGTCTCAAAATTGCCGGAGTCCAGCGCCTGATGGGCCACGCTCAGGCGGTGGTTGGTGATACCGATGTGGCGGACATACCCCTTCTCCTTGGCCTCCAGCGCCGCGGCAAAGGGACCGTCCGGGTCGTTGATATCCGGCAGCACCGCCGGGTTGTGGAACTGGAAGAGGTCGATATAGTCCGTCTTCATCCTCCGCAGGCTGGTCTCGATGTGCCGGCGCACCGTCTCCTTGTCCGTCCCGCCGCTCTTGGTGGAGATCACGATGTTGTGGCGGACGTCGGAGAGCGCCTCGCCGATCTTCTCCTCGCTGTCGCTGTAGGCATTGGCGGTGTCGAAATAGTTGATTCCCGCATCGTAGGCCCTGCGCAGCAGCTTTTTGGACGCGGCGTGGTCGATGCGCTGGATGGGCAGCGCGCCAAAGGCCGTTTTTGTCACCCAGAGCTCAGTTTTTCCCAATCTCACTTTTACCATAGTCTCTCTCCTTCTTCCGCCGCCCTACTGCCGGCGGCTTAGCTCCTCTTCCTCCAGCTTCCGATAGGCCACCTTGCCCACCAGGGTCTTGGGCAGCTCTGCCCGGAACTCGATCTCCGTGGGAATGGCGTATTTGGCGATGTGCTTGCGGCAGTGAGCCAAAATGGCCTGGCGGCAGGCCTCAGTAGGCTTGAAGCCCGGCTTGAGCATCACAAAGGCCTTGACCCGCTGGATCTTGATGGGGTCGCTCACGCCGATGACGCAGCTCATCTGGACGTACTCATGCCCATCTAAGACGTTTTCAATCTGGGAGGGATAGACGTTGTAACCGTTGGTGACGATCATGCGCTTAATGCGCTGGCGGAAGTAGACAAATCCGTCGGAATCCATGATTCCCAGATCGCCGGTGTGGACCCAGGTCATGCCGTCGGCGTGGGTGCGCAGCGTCTGGGCCGTCTCCTCCGGATGGTTCACATACTCCACCATCACCGTTGGGCCGGCGATGCAGATCTCGCCCTCCTTGCCGTAGGGCACCTCCTCTTCCGTCCCAGCCTTCACGATCTTATAGAACATGTCGGGGAAGGGCAGGCCGATGGACCCCTCCCGGGCCTGGTGCATGGGCGTGAGGCAGCTTGCGGTGACGCATTCGGTGGTGCCGTAGCCCTCCCGGACCTGGACAGCCGCGCCGTGCCCGGCCAAAAAGGCGTCAAAGCGCTTTTTCAGTTCCACAGACAAGGAGTCGCCGCCGGAGAACACGCCTTTCAGGCAGCTCAAATCCACACCCTCCATCTGCTTCACCCGCAGCAGCGCCTCGAAAAGAGAGGGCACGCCGGCAATGAGGTTGGGCTGGTATTTCTTCAGCAGCTCCGCGTAGGACTCCGGGGTGAACCGGGGAATCAGGATACAGCGGCCTCCGCCCCACATCATGGAGTGGATGGACACGCCGAGGCCGAACCCATGGAACATGGGCATGATGGCCAGCATCTTGTCGCCGGGCTGGAAAAAGGTGTTGGTGGCGATGATCTGTGCCCCCAGGGCGTTGAAATTCCGGTTGGTCAGCAGTATGCCCTTGGTGGTGCCGGTGGTGCCGCCGGAGTAGAGGATCACCGCCGAGTCCTCGGCATGGCGGTCCACCTTGTAAATCTCGATATAGTCCCCGCGGCGGAGGAAGTCTCTCCACTTGAGAACGTTGGCCCTGGCCGGGATGGGCTTGATCTTCCGCCCCTCCTTCAGATAGTAGCCGGCCCGGACCGCGGAGGGCAGCTCATCCGCCGCGCCGGTGACGATCAGGTTGGGCAGGTCCACCACCTTGCGCAGCCTGGCAAACTTGGGATAGAACTGGTCCAGCGTGATGGCCGCCACGCTCCCGGAATCCCGGAGGTAAAAGGCGATCTCGCTCTCAGCGGAGAGAGGGTGGACCATATTGGAAACGGCGCCCACCAAGTTCACCGCATAGAACATAATCAGCGTCTGGGGCATATTGGGCAGGCAGATCGTCACCCGGTCGCCCTCCCGGATGCCCATGGCCTTCAGCGCCCGGGCGCAGGTGTGGATCTTCTCCACCAGCTCCCGGTAAGTGCACTTGCTGCCCATATAATCATAGGCGATATAGTCTCCATAGCGGCGGGCGGTATCCTCCAGGGCGCCTACCATGGTCTTTTCCGAATAGGTCAGCGTGGCCGGTACCTCTTCATCGTAGCTGCCAAGCCAGGGCGCTTTCACCCGGGGCACCTCCGCCCCCTTTTTTTCCCGCTTGCCTCTCTGGCCGGCAGCCTGAATCGCCGGTTCACTCATAGTCTACTTCCTCCTTTGCAGGTCGCTCCAGCAGCTCCGGGTGCTGAAGCAGATGTTTGAACAGTTTGATGGTTCTGGAATAGTAATACCCGTCGGCAATGCGCTCATCCAAGGTAATCCCCACCTTCAGGGCGTCCCGCATCTCCACATGTCCGTCGGATTCAAAAAAGGGGTGAAGGCGCTTTTCCCCGATGGTGACAAAAAAGGAGTTTGTCCCCCAGTTGTTCAGATGGTGATAGGCGGCATTGAGCCTGATGGACCCCAGGTTGGAAATAAAAATGGTGGCGTAGTCCGGGTCCGTCTTCACCAGGCTCAGCGGCGCCCGACCGTGGTACTCCAGCCAGTAGAGCATCCGGATCACAAAGCGCAGCAGGGGCCGGGGCAGCCTGCCCAAAAAATCCATGCCGGCGGTGGAGTTGTCCACCGACTCCTCGTTCCGATAAGCCAAAACCTCCTTCTTGATCCGGTTATGTACATCGGTCACGGTGTCGTCCTCCTCGAACTTGATGAACAGCAGTGACTCCTTTGCCGTGTCGGAGAACTGCTTTTTCATCACAAAGGCGGCCGTCAGCTCGTTGCGCTGATACATGCGGTTGCCGGAGATGAATCGGTTCATCCTGGGGCGCAGGGTAATTGTCTTCACCAGCGCCGCCAGGATCACATGAAAAAAGGTATATTTGAACTCCGGGTCCTCCAGGTTCTTCTTTTCTATAAAGGCATTGACTTCCGTCAGGTCGATAAGCTCCTCGATAAACGCCTCGTTGTCCGCCCGGTTGGGCATCAGATAAGGGGTAAACACATGGAGCGGGTCCAGGTCCCGCAGCCAGACGCCGTCCCGGCGATCACCCCAGCGCACTTTGTTCTTCTCCACTGCCTCTCCTCTTTTCTTGCAACAATTATACTCTATTTTTAGATTGGTTCCGTTTCCTACACAAATTCACCTGCGACCGTCTTCTCCGGTTCCCTACATGTCCTCGTCCGGCCGGCCCTCCCGGCCTTCCACCTCCGGCGGCTCCGCCTTTTCCTGTTCCACCTTCAGATAGTCCCGTCCCTCTTCCTTGCGGCTGGGAATAAACTTACGGGCTACTTTTCCCTTCCCCTGGCTTTTCACATAGAAAAAGCCGATGATGGAAAAGACCGTGGCGCCGATGAAATTGACGAACAGGTCCTTCATGGTATCCAGCAGGCCGATATCCAGATACCCACCCAATCCAAGAGACTCCCCGTTGATCACCGTGTCCGTGATGCCGGTGACTCCCACCACCGTGTTGGTCCGGGTCGTGTCCAGGGCTACGGTGTAGATGGCGTGAACAATGGTATCCTTCTGCATGTCCGTGTGGAACACCAAATCCATGCCGCACTCAAAAAACTCCCACAAAACGCCGATGGTCATGGAAAAGCAGAAGGCCACCACGGCCATAAACGCGGGGGACAGGTCAAAGCTCAGCCGTTCGTCGCTGTTGAGCAGCACCACCAGGGAAAAGCCGATGGCCGCCGCCAAAAATCCGTTCACCGTGTGGAGCATGGTGTCCCAGCCCGGAACCCGGACATAAAAGGAGCTGATCTCCCCCAAAATCTCCGCCGCAAAGATGAAGCAGAGGATGATGATCTCCAGCGTGGTGGGCAGCTCGATGCGCAGACCCACCTGTACGATGCTTGGCACATAAAGCAACAGAAGCGTCAGCACGCAGAAGAAGACGCTCTCAAAATGCCCCAAAATGCACTGGCGGATCAGGGTGGCCACCACCAGCACGTGAAGAACCTTATAGGCGATAAAGGAGCTTCTGTGCTCCCGCAGCTCCATCTTGACCGCCGCTTTGAACTGTTGCCATCTCTTTTTCAACCGCGCGCTCCTTTCCCATCCGCCGAGGCGTCATATGATTCAAAAATAACCAGGTGTCCCTCCCGCTCCGCCGCTCGCTGATCCGCCAAAGAGCGGATGGTCCAGTTGATCTCCTGCACGCCCCGGCTGCGGCAGCACAGCCGGACCGCCCAGTTCCTGCGGTCCTCAAACCGGTAGGACACAAAATCGGGGCGCGTCCGAAAATTGTACAGAAGGCAGCTCAGTGCGACGCGGTGCATCGTGCTCAGGCCCGAAGGGGATTTCATGAAATCCTGAGATAGCTGGCCCCGGACCACCAGCGGCCGGTTCTCCCTCAGCCACAAAAGGCACCTGGGGTCAAAGCTCTCAACGCAGCAGACCACATGGAACCGCTCCAGCGTCTCGCAGGTCAGCCGCGCTATCTCGTTCCAGTTGCCCCGGGCGCTTTTGAGCTCCACGATCAACGGCGCCTTTCCCTCAAAAAGGGGCAGCACCTCCTCTAACAGGGGGATTCGCTCCTCCGTTCCCTCCAGCCGGTAGCCTTTGAGCTGCTCCGCCGTCAGGTCCTCCACATCCGCCTCCACGCCGCAGGTCCGCTTCAGGGAGGAGTCGTGGATCACCGCCAGGCGCCTGTCTCGGGTCAGGTGCACGTCCAGCTCGGCTCCGAAGCCGTGCTCCACCGCCCGCCGGAAGGCCGCCATGGAGTTTTCGGGAATCTCAGGCTTTTGATGATACCCCCGGTGGGCGTAGCGGAACTTCCGCAGCAGCTTCCACTGAGGATGCCCCCGTCTTCCCTGAAGCAAAAATTCCAGCAGCAGCAAAACAACCACCGCAGTGGCCGCAACCCAGAACAGCTCTTTCACAGGCGCCTCCTCTTCCACGGCCAAACAGGCCGAAATTCAATACAGAGTGTATTGTACCCCAATTTTTCCAGTAATGCAAATCTTTGATCATTTCTTCCAAATATTACAAAGAGAGGGGCCGCCCGCAAGGGCAGTTCCCTCTCTTTATAACGGATTCAGTCCCCGGCATCAAAGGCTTCCAGCCCCCGCTTCACCTCCGCCCGGGAGTCGCCGTGGCGCACAAACAGCATGGTGACAACACTGCCGGCCACAAACGCCGCGGCATAGGGAAAGAGCGCCGTATATCCCACATTCCGCAGCAGCCATCCCGCCGCGATGGGCGTGATGGTTTGGGCCGCCATGGAAAAGGTGTAGTAATACCCGGTGAACCTGCCGATGTCGCCGCCGGAACACATCTCCACCACCATGGGCAGGGAGTTGACGTTGATCGCCGCCCAGGCGAGGCCCACCAGCGCAAAAAGGCCATAGAGGACCGGAGAGAAGCGGCCATAGGCCAGGGTGTAGAGAAAGCCCGCGAAAAAGCAGCACGCCAGCAGCACGGCGCCCATCAGGATGGTCCTCTTCCGCCCGACACGGGAGGCCAGCGCGCCGATGGGCAGGTAGGCGACAATGGCCCCGGCGGTGGCCACGGTCAGGCACACCGAAGCGTCGCCCAGACTCATTCCCCACTCCCTGTTGGCATAGGTGGTAAACCAGGTCTCAATGGCGTTGTAGCCGGTAAACCAGAGGGCAATGGAGCAGAGGAGAAACCCGAGGCTCCGTTTCACTTCTTTTGGGAGGGCCTGCCCCGTTCTTGCCTGGCTTTCCTGGCCCTGTTCCGGGTGCTCCGCCTCCCACCGGGCCATCTCCCGGCCAATGCGCCGCTCATCCACAAAGAGCGTCACAATCGCCACGGAGACCACCATCACCCCGGCCACCACCGCAAAAAGCGGCAGATAGTCCACATGGTCCGCCTCCGCGTCACCCCGGTACAGCGCCGAGGCCACCAACAGATAGAGGATGCCGCCCAGGGCGCCCATAAGGTTGATGACCGCGTTTCCCTTGGAGCGCAGGGGCTTTGGCGTCACGTCCGGCATCAGGGCCACGGCCGGGGAGCGGTAGGTGCCCATGGCCACCAGCAGCGATGCCAGAACGGCGATGAAGGCAGCGGTTTTCCAGGGCGCCGGCGCGGCGCTGTAGCTGTTGTCCAATACCGGTAAAAGCAGCATCAGCGCCACCGCGGCACCAGTGCCGAAGAGCAGGAAGGGCCTGCGCCGGCCCATGGCAAAACGGCTGCGGTCGGAAAGAGCTCCGAAAAGCGGCAACAGGAACAGGGCAAGCACATTGTCCGCCGCCATGATGATTCCGGACCACATTTCGTTCATGCGGAAGGTGTTGGTCAGGATCAGGGGGATCACGTTGTTGTACATCTGCCAGAAGGCACAGATGGAGAGGAAGGCAAAGCCCACCAAAACCGTGCGTTTTCCGTTCAGCTTCATCGACCGTCCCTCAGCTTTCCCCAAATCTCCCGGATGTCCTCATAAATGGCCGTGGGCCGTATCTCCGACTGCTCCACGGTCTTTAGGGTGGACTCGCCGGAGAGCACCAGGGCCGCGTCCACGCCGGCATTTAGCCCGCATGCGATATCGGTGTAAATCCGGTCGCCGATGAGCAGCGTCTGCTCCGGTGTGTACCCGGTCCGCTCCATGGCCAGCAGGGCCATCTCCGGCTGCGGCTTGCCGATGACCTTTGGACTGCGGCCGGTGGCCCGGCGGAGCATCTCGCAGACGCTGCCGCAGTCCGGCACGGAGCCGTACCAGGTGGGGCAGACCCAGTCAGGGTTGGTGGCGATGTAATCCACTCCCCGGTTCAGCAAAATGCAGGCGTCCTCCAGCTTTTGAAAGGTCAGCTCCGTGTCAAAGCCGCACAGCAGCGTGTCCACCTCATCGCTGCGCGATCCTGCCACCCGGAAGCCCGCCTGACGCAGCTGAGCGCGGAACGACTCCGTCCCAAAGACATAAAGCAGGCTCCGTTCCTTCCTCTGGCGGTGCAGGTAGGCAATGGATGCGTCCACCGAGGTGAGGAAATCCTCCGGCGACGCGTCCACGCCCATCCGCGCCATTTTCTCCACATAGGCCTCCACCCCCCGTGAGGAGTTGTTGGTCAAAAAGAGATACCTTCCCCCCATGAACCGAACGCAATCCAAAAACTCCCGGGCGCCGTCAAAAAGGCGCTCATCCAAATACAGTGTGCCGTCCATATCCAGCAGGAACAGTTTCTTTTGGGACAGGTCCATGCCGATCCTCCTTGCAATCAGTTGGTGTCAGCATACCATAAAGGGCCCTTGCTGGCAAGCGGGCTCACTCCGCTTCCTTTTACCCTGGTTTTGCAATTCAGAGGAGACTGCCTGGAAACCCAGAGCAAATGAGTATGCCCGTTCGATTGGCTTTTCTTTAATATCACTGGCACAAATACATGCCATTAAAATTGAAATCGTCAAAATTGATATGGCAGTTGCCGAAACACTGCCCATACAGGAGTCGGCCATCATCATTGCAATCAGGGCGGCTGTTGTATCCAGCACCAGAAATGCGATTCTTGCACGGTTGGTGCTTATTTTGTGTAAAAGCAAAAGTGCATTCAGCAATCCTTTTATCAGCATTTTCAGGGGAACCCCCAACGCCGCCGTTCGCTTGATGGAATGATCTGCGTAACGAAAATCTTCCCAGCTACTTTATTGGCTCATCGTATCCCGCGCACCGATTCCACTAAATTAAAAAAGTGCCACAGCCCGAAATTTGATCGGGCTGTGGCATATAATCTGGGCAGACTTTCATCCATCGATTTATTAAATCTGCATCCAGATAGTCTTAAGCTCTGTATATTGACGGGCAGCCCACAGAGACTTGTCACGACTGAAAAAACCAGACTGTTTAAAGCCGCCGAAGGGCGTGCCGATGTCACCTTCAGAGTAACAATTGACAGAAACCGTGCCACTTCTCAGCGCCCGAGCCATACGGTGGGCGGTCTTTATGTTATCGGTGAATAGAGAAGCCTGGAGACCATATTCCGTGTCGTTGGCCAAGCGGATAGCTTCTTCTTCTGTCTCGAATGTCATTACTGCCAGTACCGGCCCAAATATCTCCTTCCGAGTAATAGTCATATCAGGCGTAACATCATCAAAAACAGCGGGCTCCACAAAGTTGCCGCCGCTCTCGGCAAAGAGCTGCCGGCCACCGTAAACCAACTTAGCCCCCTCAGCTTTACCGATTTTAATGTAGCGCAGTACCTGTTCCATATGAGATCGCTCCACCAAGGCACCCAATTGCACATCAGGATTCAAAGGTTCTCCGGTCTTCCACTCCTTGGCAGCTGCAATCACCTTTTCCAGAAAAGCGTCCTTAATACTCCTATGTACCAACAGACGGGAGTTAGAGGTGCAATTTTCGCCCATATTCCAGAACACGGCGTTGACCGCCTGTGCAGCAGCATAGTCCAGATCTTTAACGTCCGGCATAACAATGCAGGGATTCTTCCCGCCCATTTCCAGCAAAATACGCTTAGCATTGGTTCGGCCAGAGAGCTCTAATAGTTGCTTGCCCACGGCGGTGGAGCCGGTAAAGGTCAAAGCCTCCAGCCATGGATGGGTTCCCAAGGCGGTGCCGATCACATTGCCGCTTCCAGGCAGTACATTGAGCACACCATCGGGTAAGCCGGCCTCCATAGCCAGTTCTGCCATCCGCAGCATAGTGAGAGAAGTTAGCTTTGCGGGCTTGACAATAACACTATTACCAGTAGCCAGAATAGGCGCCAACTTCCAAGATGCCATCTGCATGGGGAAGTTCCAAGGTAAAATGGCGCCCACTACGCCCAAAGGCTCCCGCACCACCAAACTCACATGTTCAGCATCCGTAGCAGTGATAGAGTCCTCCAGCTTATCGATGGCCTCGGCATACCAGGCAAAGGTCATGGCGGTGTCGGGTACATCACCCTGTACCGTGTCGGAGATAGGCTTGCCGCTGTCCAGAGATTCCATAACCGACAGTTCGTCGGCGTGATCCAACAGTAGTTGTGAGAAGCGCAGCAGAATGCTTTTGCGCTCCTGGGGAGACATTTGGGCCCAGCGGCCATCTTCAAACGCCTTTCGGGCGGCGGTTTCCGCTGCAAGCACATCTTCCACACCGCAACTGGTGATCTCTGCAAGGGCCTGACCATTAGCAGGATTTACCGTGGTAAAGCGTTTGCCGCTCACTGAGTCCACAAACTTTCCGTCGATCAACGCCTTGCTGGGGAACCGCAGTTCCCTCGCAATCTTTTCATAATAAGTTCTTGTTTGCAATGCCATGGCGCTTATCCTTTCCGGTGCCGTGGGAAGTCTTTCCGTCCTGGCACCTGTTTCATTAATACAGTTGATCCGCCTTCATCAGATCTTCCACATATGCTTTCTCTTCCAGGGTAAGTTCCAGCCGGGGGCGTCTGCAAAAACCTCCGTTTCCAGTTTTCCGGGTCACCAAATACTTCAGGGCCTGTATCGGTTTGGGGAAACTCTCCAGAGCATTGAGGCCCGGCAAAATCTTACGGTATATCTCCCAACCCTTAGCTATATCGTGCTGATTGTAAACCGCGTCAAAGAGTTCTACACAACACTTAGGGGCCACGTTGGCCAACATGCAGATCATGCCGCATGCACCGTCTGCGAAACTCTCAAAGGCCAGATTGTCACAGCCGCAGAAGATGCTGACGTTCTCTGGGGCGTCCTCTATCACGTCCCGCAGCACCTGTATGGAGCCGCTGGATTCCTTTACCATAGCAGTATAGGGTAAGGCCATCAGCTTACGGAAAGTCTCCCGCTCGAAGCTAATGCCACAGCTGCCAGGGTTGTTGTAAATCATGATGGGGAACTCGGTTCTCTCCATGATGTAACGGTAATGCTCTACTACCTCATCCTGGGCGGGATGACAGTAAGGAGAGGGCAGAATCATAGCGGCGTCGGCACCGCAGAGCTTGATGTTGTTGACCAGTTCGATTACGTCGTCTGCCTGTTCCCGGGTAGCACCCACGATCACGGAAACCCGATCCCTAATGTAGGGTACGATCTCCCTCACAAAGGTCTTATGTTCCTCAAGGGTGATACTCTGGTACTCTCCCGTAGCACCCAGCAGGCAGATACCCTGCAGCCCTTGTTCGATGAGCCAATCCAAGTGCCCCTTCGTCCTTTCAAAATCAAAAGAACCGTCTTCTTTGAAAGGCGTCACTGTAACTGCATACATTCCTTTAAACTTCTGATTCATAGCTGTCTGTTTCCTTTCCGCTTTCCCTTTTCTCAAGCATTTTCTGTCCTACAGTAAATGTGTATTTTAATAACTTATTGTTGATTAGCCTGCATTAAAAAATGATGCAGTTATATATGGGAACAGTTGACAGATTTCCATCCCGTTGTTAGAATAAATAAAAAATCATATTAATTATATGGTTGGTGTAATTATGAGAAAAATAAAAACTGTTACATTTCTTAAAGAAATCCACGCAATCAATTCCCCCGTAGGTGCAAACTATTTAAGCAGCCGACTTGAGATTCCCCCTGCTACTGTCGGCCGGCAATTGAAGAAACTGGAAGATGATGGTTATCTGGTAGGAGTTGGAAATAAAGGACGCGTTCTGACTCCAAAAGGGAAAAGTTTTCTTAACGAGTTGGAGTTTTTTGAAGTCCAGAAAAATGCGGCACAAAACCTGATTGATTGTGCTTCCAGTTCATCGGTCAAGCGCATCTGCGATGTACTGCAAATTCGACTGTTGCTTGAAACCTATACTTCTACTATGGCTTGCAAAAATGCCACAGATGAGCAGTTGGAGCAACTGGAAGTTCTCTCCATGGAGCATCTGCTGGAATTAAAGCGAGGTGGTACTGGCGCTCAGCAAGACCTTTCTATTCATCTTGCTATAGCAGAATTTTCAAAAAATGAAGTTGCCTATCAGATTTTAAAAATTCTATTGGCTGACAACAACGTATACTATGCTTTGAATACGATTTCTTCTTCTTTAAAGCGCACAGAAATCACCCAACATGACGAAATTGTCAATGCAATTCGCCTCAGAGATTCCGAAGCAGCTGACCGGGCCATGCGGACCCACTTGGGAAAAATTCTTGAGAACGTCAATGACTACCAAGAGCTTAATTCGTCTCATAGCAAATGAGTTTTCTCAAGCAGAATTCTATTTGCTGTTTTACACCACAATTTGACAGGGGCTTGTTGTCCGTGCATGTACGGGCAACAAGCCCTTTTTGTAAATCTATGATCCTGCCAGATTGCAGATCATCCCCGTCAATAGAGCTTTTCATAAAAATGCTGTCCAAACTCTTGGATGAGTTCATGCCAAGCCCTTTGCTAACTCAGCCAACTCCAGGTGCACAATCTTGCCGTTGTGGATAATCTCCTCACCATCAATCCACATACTGATATTCAGCGCCACACAGTCCGAGTGAGATGCGCCTGGAATTCCATCAGGAGGCAGCAGATTCGCTCCAATGCTGCCAAAAGCCCAGGTGGCAGAACCCCAGACCCGCTGATCCTGCAAGATGTCTCCTGAGAGGATTGCACCAGGGTTGACCCCCAGTCCGGTATGCGAGATATTCAACATCTGTGGATCATTGTAGCTCTTCAGCCAATCAAAATACCGGCCAGCTTCCGGTGCGCCATAGAAGTGTTGTACCTGGCCGTGCCTGATGTCTGCCCTGACCGGAGCCGACGGGATTCCGCATACCGGGGCCAAAGCGCCATCAAATACGATCGTTCCGTTGATGGACTCTACATCTGGTGTCCAGGCAATCTGTCCCGGCAGCATGTAAGTACCCGGATGGTCTGCTTCACCCAGTTCACATAAAACTGGACGGCCCGGCACATTGGTAAATGTAAGGTCCATCCCCGTGAGAGATGTCATACGAAATTCTTTTCCCGCCCTAATCATCTCCACAAAGCGCAGGCCAAACTTGCGCAGTTGCCTATAGTTCACCTTAGCAATGCAGTTGTTGATCAAATCTGCAGATGCACCGGTCAGATTCATATGACGCAGTTTTTTGTTAGCTTCCATGATCCGGATATATGTCTGACCGCCAAATATCCATTTGGTATTGAACTCTGCCCAGGCATCAGCGGCAGACAGCGCTCCGATCAAAGCTTCACCCGCAATGCCGGCATCCGCCGCCATGCCAACGCCTTCCGGGGTCGGCATATAGATGGTGAGCACTT
This window of the Dysosmobacter acutus genome carries:
- a CDS encoding YrvL family regulatory protein, with the protein product MGVPLKMLIKGLLNALLLLHKISTNRARIAFLVLDTTAALIAMMMADSCMGSVSATAISILTISILMACICASDIKEKPIERAYSFALGFQAVSSELQNQGKRKRSEPACQQGPFMVC
- a CDS encoding AMP-binding protein; protein product: MSEPAIQAAGQRGKREKKGAEVPRVKAPWLGSYDEEVPATLTYSEKTMVGALEDTARRYGDYIAYDYMGSKCTYRELVEKIHTCARALKAMGIREGDRVTICLPNMPQTLIMFYAVNLVGAVSNMVHPLSAESEIAFYLRDSGSVAAITLDQFYPKFARLRKVVDLPNLIVTGAADELPSAVRAGYYLKEGRKIKPIPARANVLKWRDFLRRGDYIEIYKVDRHAEDSAVILYSGGTTGTTKGILLTNRNFNALGAQIIATNTFFQPGDKMLAIMPMFHGFGLGVSIHSMMWGGGRCILIPRFTPESYAELLKKYQPNLIAGVPSLFEALLRVKQMEGVDLSCLKGVFSGGDSLSVELKKRFDAFLAGHGAAVQVREGYGTTECVTASCLTPMHQAREGSIGLPFPDMFYKIVKAGTEEEVPYGKEGEICIAGPTVMVEYVNHPEETAQTLRTHADGMTWVHTGDLGIMDSDGFVYFRQRIKRMIVTNGYNVYPSQIENVLDGHEYVQMSCVIGVSDPIKIQRVKAFVMLKPGFKPTEACRQAILAHCRKHIAKYAIPTEIEFRAELPKTLVGKVAYRKLEEEELSRRQ
- a CDS encoding 2-oxo acid dehydrogenase subunit E2, producing the protein MEKNKVRWGDRRDGVWLRDLDPLHVFTPYLMPNRADNEAFIEELIDLTEVNAFIEKKNLEDPEFKYTFFHVILAALVKTITLRPRMNRFISGNRMYQRNELTAAFVMKKQFSDTAKESLLFIKFEEDDTVTDVHNRIKKEVLAYRNEESVDNSTAGMDFLGRLPRPLLRFVIRMLYWLEYHGRAPLSLVKTDPDYATIFISNLGSIRLNAAYHHLNNWGTNSFFVTIGEKRLHPFFESDGHVEMRDALKVGITLDERIADGYYYSRTIKLFKHLLQHPELLERPAKEEVDYE
- a CDS encoding aldehyde dehydrogenase — translated: MALQTRTYYEKIARELRFPSKALIDGKFVDSVSGKRFTTVNPANGQALAEITSCGVEDVLAAETAARKAFEDGRWAQMSPQERKSILLRFSQLLLDHADELSVMESLDSGKPISDTVQGDVPDTAMTFAWYAEAIDKLEDSITATDAEHVSLVVREPLGVVGAILPWNFPMQMASWKLAPILATGNSVIVKPAKLTSLTMLRMAELAMEAGLPDGVLNVLPGSGNVIGTALGTHPWLEALTFTGSTAVGKQLLELSGRTNAKRILLEMGGKNPCIVMPDVKDLDYAAAQAVNAVFWNMGENCTSNSRLLVHRSIKDAFLEKVIAAAKEWKTGEPLNPDVQLGALVERSHMEQVLRYIKIGKAEGAKLVYGGRQLFAESGGNFVEPAVFDDVTPDMTITRKEIFGPVLAVMTFETEEEAIRLANDTEYGLQASLFTDNIKTAHRMARALRSGTVSVNCYSEGDIGTPFGGFKQSGFFSRDKSLWAARQYTELKTIWMQI
- a CDS encoding MFS transporter translates to MKLNGKRTVLVGFAFLSICAFWQMYNNVIPLILTNTFRMNEMWSGIIMAADNVLALFLLPLFGALSDRSRFAMGRRRPFLLFGTGAAVALMLLLPVLDNSYSAAPAPWKTAAFIAVLASLLVAMGTYRSPAVALMPDVTPKPLRSKGNAVINLMGALGGILYLLVASALYRGDAEADHVDYLPLFAVVAGVMVVSVAIVTLFVDERRIGREMARWEAEHPEQGQESQARTGQALPKEVKRSLGFLLCSIALWFTGYNAIETWFTTYANREWGMSLGDASVCLTVATAGAIVAYLPIGALASRVGRKRTILMGAVLLACCFFAGFLYTLAYGRFSPVLYGLFALVGLAWAAINVNSLPMVVEMCSGGDIGRFTGYYYTFSMAAQTITPIAAGWLLRNVGYTALFPYAAAFVAGSVVTMLFVRHGDSRAEVKRGLEAFDAGD
- a CDS encoding dihydrodipicolinate synthase family protein is translated as MYAVTVTPFKEDGSFDFERTKGHLDWLIEQGLQGICLLGATGEYQSITLEEHKTFVREIVPYIRDRVSVIVGATREQADDVIELVNNIKLCGADAAMILPSPYCHPAQDEVVEHYRYIMERTEFPIMIYNNPGSCGISFERETFRKLMALPYTAMVKESSGSIQVLRDVIEDAPENVSIFCGCDNLAFESFADGACGMICMLANVAPKCCVELFDAVYNQHDIAKGWEIYRKILPGLNALESFPKPIQALKYLVTRKTGNGGFCRRPRLELTLEEKAYVEDLMKADQLY
- a CDS encoding glycerophosphodiester phosphodiesterase family protein — encoded protein: MKELFWVAATAVVVLLLLEFLLQGRRGHPQWKLLRKFRYAHRGYHQKPEIPENSMAAFRRAVEHGFGAELDVHLTRDRRLAVIHDSSLKRTCGVEADVEDLTAEQLKGYRLEGTEERIPLLEEVLPLFEGKAPLIVELKSARGNWNEIARLTCETLERFHVVCCVESFDPRCLLWLRENRPLVVRGQLSQDFMKSPSGLSTMHRVALSCLLYNFRTRPDFVSYRFEDRRNWAVRLCCRSRGVQEINWTIRSLADQRAAEREGHLVIFESYDASADGKGARG
- a CDS encoding aldo/keto reductase codes for the protein MVKVRLGKTELWVTKTAFGALPIQRIDHAASKKLLRRAYDAGINYFDTANAYSDSEEKIGEALSDVRHNIVISTKSGGTDKETVRRHIETSLRRMKTDYIDLFQFHNPAVLPDINDPDGPFAAALEAKEKGYVRHIGITNHRLSVAHQALDSGNFETLQFPFCYLATDRDMELVNRCRQEDVGFIAMKGLSGGMLSNAEACFAFMQHYDNVVPIWGIQHEWELDQWLELRERGAKMTPELLAVIEKDRAELAQNFCRSCGYCQPCTVGIDIPQAARMAMLLRRAVYQDYITDEWYAKMHKIEECVHCDVCKSRCPYELDIPNLLQEMLKDYDAFYARHKNG
- a CDS encoding HAD-IIA family hydrolase, which encodes MDLSQKKLFLLDMDGTLYLDERLFDGAREFLDCVRFMGGRYLFLTNNSSRGVEAYVEKMARMGVDASPEDFLTSVDASIAYLHRQRKERSLLYVFGTESFRAQLRQAGFRVAGSRSDEVDTLLCGFDTELTFQKLEDACILLNRGVDYIATNPDWVCPTWYGSVPDCGSVCEMLRRATGRSPKVIGKPQPEMALLAMERTGYTPEQTLLIGDRIYTDIACGLNAGVDAALVLSGESTLKTVEQSEIRPTAIYEDIREIWGKLRDGR